One Mangrovimonas cancribranchiae DNA segment encodes these proteins:
- the galK gene encoding galactokinase: protein MNTELTAYITKQFQEKFGENPLIIHSPGRINLIGEHTDYNEGFVFPAAINKGIVTAISKSNSSTCKIVASDLEETYEFALNDIKPIPNGQWRNYIIGVVGELQKRDINIEPFNVVFGGDIPKGAGLSSSAALENSVVFGLNELFQLGLTKEEMIAISQKAEHNYVGVRCGIMDQYASMFGEKDRALLLDCRTLHADTYPLEFNDYQVMLINTNVSHNLVDAEYNDRRAVCEKVASLLNVDFLRDATEATLGTIKNQLSESEYQKALYVIQENKRVLDAGDFLKKGDIKGFGDLLFKAHYGAQHQFKISCKELDFLVDQAKENPNVIGARMMGGGFGGCAINIIKKQAVNTFSTNISKKYKAQFHKDCSIYFVELSQGTHRIN, encoded by the coding sequence ATGAATACAGAATTAACAGCTTATATAACAAAACAATTTCAGGAGAAGTTTGGTGAAAATCCATTGATTATACATTCTCCTGGACGCATTAATTTAATAGGAGAACACACCGATTATAATGAAGGATTTGTGTTTCCTGCCGCCATAAACAAGGGTATTGTTACGGCTATTAGTAAAAGCAATAGTTCAACTTGTAAGATTGTTGCTAGCGATTTGGAAGAAACCTATGAGTTTGCATTAAATGACATAAAGCCCATTCCAAACGGTCAATGGCGTAATTATATTATTGGTGTTGTGGGTGAACTTCAAAAACGCGACATAAATATTGAGCCTTTTAATGTTGTATTTGGTGGCGATATTCCTAAAGGCGCGGGATTATCATCTTCTGCAGCCTTAGAAAATAGTGTTGTTTTTGGTTTGAATGAATTGTTTCAACTGGGATTAACTAAAGAAGAAATGATAGCCATTTCCCAAAAAGCCGAACATAATTATGTGGGTGTTCGTTGTGGTATTATGGATCAATATGCCAGTATGTTTGGTGAAAAGGATCGCGCGTTATTACTAGATTGTAGAACATTACACGCAGACACTTATCCATTGGAGTTTAATGATTATCAAGTGATGTTAATAAACACAAACGTAAGTCATAATTTGGTAGATGCCGAGTATAACGATAGAAGAGCCGTTTGCGAGAAAGTGGCTTCCTTATTGAATGTTGATTTTTTAAGAGACGCTACAGAAGCAACTTTGGGGACTATTAAAAATCAACTCTCAGAAAGCGAATATCAAAAAGCATTATATGTTATTCAAGAAAATAAGCGTGTTCTTGATGCTGGCGATTTCTTGAAAAAAGGAGATATTAAAGGCTTTGGCGATTTGTTGTTTAAAGCACATTATGGGGCGCAACATCAGTTTAAAATAAGTTGTAAAGAGCTTGATTTTTTAGTTGACCAAGCAAAAGAAAACCCAAACGTTATTGGCGCAAGAATGATGGGTGGCGGTTTTGGTGGTTGTGCAATTAATATTATAAAAAAACAGGCTGTAAATACATTTTCAACTAATATATCTAAAAAATATAAAGCCCAATTTCATAAAGACTGTTCTATTTATTTTGTTGAATTATCACAAGGAACGCACCGTATAAATTAA
- a CDS encoding SusE domain-containing protein, which yields MKQIKNLCLILTVLFFASCSDDDLSSEFQATKGTFGDIITPEEGQSYQLNPYENQTNTAITITWEDADYNTPTQINYTVEMATAGTNFETPIVVGSTNSTVLAINITAFNGYAVQSGIPPFIEGSLDVRVKSSIGSEEANILYSSSKTIMVTPFTTDLPKLAVPGNHQDWDPATAPLLASSAFGETDYLGYVWLDGAYKFLAPNVLGEFEWGNTDWGDNGNFEGILLENDETDCIADTAGYYLVEANTGTLIYSTTPVSWGIIGEATPTGWDSDTDLVYNSDNRTLEADIDLTPGAFKFRGNNEWGDFDLGTVDSDGFLQNGGDLTFDGPAGNYHVVLDLSNPREYTYSLTQN from the coding sequence ATGAAACAAATAAAAAACCTTTGTTTAATCTTAACTGTGCTGTTCTTCGCATCATGTAGCGATGATGACTTAAGTAGCGAATTTCAAGCTACAAAAGGCACATTTGGAGATATAATAACACCAGAAGAAGGACAAAGTTATCAACTTAATCCTTACGAAAACCAAACCAACACAGCCATTACTATTACATGGGAGGATGCAGACTATAACACACCAACCCAAATTAATTACACTGTAGAAATGGCAACTGCTGGAACAAATTTTGAAACTCCAATTGTAGTTGGTTCCACTAACTCTACTGTATTAGCTATTAATATCACTGCTTTTAACGGCTATGCTGTTCAAAGTGGTATCCCGCCATTTATTGAAGGGAGTTTAGATGTTAGAGTAAAATCATCTATCGGTTCAGAAGAGGCCAACATATTGTATTCAAGTTCTAAAACTATTATGGTAACACCATTTACAACAGACCTTCCTAAACTAGCCGTTCCAGGAAACCATCAAGATTGGGATCCAGCTACAGCACCTTTATTAGCATCTTCAGCATTTGGTGAAACAGATTACCTAGGATACGTTTGGCTTGATGGCGCATACAAATTTTTAGCACCAAATGTTCTTGGTGAATTTGAATGGGGGAACACCGATTGGGGAGATAATGGAAATTTTGAAGGTATACTACTCGAAAACGATGAAACAGACTGTATTGCAGACACAGCAGGCTATTATCTTGTTGAGGCAAATACTGGCACTTTAATCTATTCAACAACTCCTGTTAGCTGGGGTATTATCGGCGAGGCAACTCCTACAGGATGGGATTCAGATACCGATTTAGTTTACAATAGCGATAATCGTACTTTAGAAGCAGATATAGATTTAACTCCTGGAGCCTTTAAATTTAGAGGTAACAATGAATGGGGCGATTTTGACTTAGGAACCGTTGATAGTGATGGTTTCTTACAAAATGGAGGCGATTTAACTTTTGATGGCCCTGCTGGTAATTACCACGTAGTATTAGACCTATCTAATCCTAGAGAATACACTTACTCTCTAACACAAAACTAA
- a CDS encoding GntR family transcriptional regulator, whose protein sequence is MSIISVSEKLGVPKYKQIVSSVEDGLSSGLLKKGDKLPSINSIRNKFDLSRDTVLMAFNELKMRGIVESISGKGYYVKSEDVGVKQKIFLLFDELNAFKEELYYAFLQELDDDIQVDIFFHHFSFNVFQKHIYDSIGNYNYYVVMPANLPDTHMVLDKLPEDKVYLLDQTSEALMHFPSVHQNFEETIFSNLNSAFYLIKEYEKITLLFSDKKQPKGMISGFRKFEKSVDFPCDIIDSLEYRDIKKGEVYVVLDDRDLIFLIKKIKEQNYKVGEDVGIISYNETLLKEVVENGITTISTDFKTMGKRLAQMLANNEKASVENPNTLIIRNSL, encoded by the coding sequence ATGAGTATTATTTCGGTTTCAGAAAAATTAGGTGTGCCAAAGTATAAGCAAATAGTTTCTTCGGTAGAAGACGGACTGTCTAGCGGATTACTTAAAAAAGGAGATAAATTACCATCTATAAATAGTATTCGAAATAAATTTGATTTGTCTCGGGATACCGTTTTAATGGCTTTTAACGAGTTGAAAATGCGTGGTATTGTCGAGTCGATTTCTGGAAAAGGCTATTATGTGAAAAGTGAAGATGTAGGTGTTAAACAAAAGATTTTTTTGTTGTTTGATGAATTAAATGCTTTTAAAGAGGAGTTATATTATGCTTTTTTACAAGAATTGGATGACGACATTCAAGTAGATATTTTCTTTCATCACTTTAGTTTTAATGTATTTCAAAAGCATATTTACGATAGTATAGGTAATTATAATTATTATGTTGTGATGCCTGCAAATTTACCAGATACTCATATGGTCTTGGATAAATTGCCAGAGGATAAAGTGTATCTTCTCGATCAAACATCAGAAGCGTTAATGCATTTTCCATCAGTTCATCAAAATTTTGAAGAAACGATTTTTAGTAATCTCAACAGTGCCTTTTACCTCATTAAAGAATATGAAAAAATAACCTTGTTGTTTTCAGATAAAAAGCAGCCAAAAGGAATGATAAGCGGTTTCCGGAAATTTGAGAAATCGGTAGATTTTCCTTGTGATATTATAGACTCGTTGGAGTATAGAGACATAAAAAAAGGTGAAGTTTATGTGGTTTTAGATGATCGAGATTTAATTTTTTTAATCAAAAAAATCAAAGAACAAAACTACAAAGTTGGTGAAGATGTAGGTATTATATCATACAATGAAACATTGCTTAAAGAAGTTGTGGAAAATGGGATTACTACTATTTCAACCGATTTTAAAACTATGGGAAAACGATTAGCACAAATGCTTGCTAATAATGAAAAAGCGAGTGTGGAAAATCCCAATACATTAATTATTAGGAACTCATTATAA
- a CDS encoding alpha-amylase family glycosyl hydrolase — MKHILHYIFFFLCTLTLSAQTQNDVTFNVSPSAFEENDEITITVSNLDASVWGSTNGEDIYLWAWYYDTNGNQVGDSPTNGSWSDSNEIQQFTNNGDGTYTFTLIPSTFFNDTGISQIGMLVKSDDGSQQSQDETYYVGIINVFLNNPTSDTVIIESGGSININAYMQSGGNIEVGDFEVFLNNNSIATGTGFPNFGTTINNITESGTIRVEGTPFGSSESGEASFEVAIASLTLETLPPGLEDGINYNETDNSKATLVLDAPNKDFVYLAGSFNNWNPYDTHLMKKDPSSSKFWLELTGLTSGTNYTYQYWIYDNDPVNGSPNEVKTADPFSTLVLSPYDDPWISANTYPNLPTYPVGQEREVTVLKTGQTPYNWQVTNFQKPKKEDLIIYEVLIRDFDSDRNFQDLIDKIDYFKNLNINAIELMPVMEFEGNESWGYNTSFHMALDKFYGTKDKLKEFIDVCHQNDIAVILDVALNHAFGRNPMVRMWMDDPDGDGWGGPSSENPYFNQTPRHSYNVGNDFNHQESRTQYYVQRVVKHWIEEFNIDGFRWDLTKGFTQNCSESDEGCTNSYQQDRVDVLKSYADYSWSLDPDHYVIFEHLGGTSEEQQWANYRINEGKGIMMWKEIWNDYKNLAQGNSGNINAMGNVANGFTEKRALGYPESHDKDRIMYEMLQFGNSSGGYDVTNLNTALERMSSIGAISLTIPGPKMIWHFADLGMDISIWTCDNGSVNTDYDGNDDGDCKLSTKPQPQWTNNWLSDANRSQIYNDWARLNYLKINEAVFEGDYAINSGNTTPRIYIWDDNIPANELKNVVILANFGVTTQNIVPDFPYTGTWYDLMDETGNTSINVTSTTATISIPAGQFRIYGNAASTLSIDDVRQQPLSIYPNPANDAFYINTEVSNVKIIDLNGKVVQEFNGNFSKNHAFDISELAKSLYIVKAKNNSGAIKTTKLVKF, encoded by the coding sequence ATGAAACATATATTACATTACATATTTTTTTTCTTGTGCACACTAACGTTATCTGCACAAACTCAAAATGATGTCACTTTCAATGTTAGCCCTTCTGCTTTTGAAGAAAACGATGAAATAACTATCACTGTCTCTAACCTTGATGCTTCTGTTTGGGGCAGCACTAATGGCGAAGATATTTACCTTTGGGCATGGTATTATGACACCAATGGTAATCAAGTTGGCGACTCCCCTACAAATGGTTCATGGAGTGATTCTAATGAAATACAACAATTCACTAATAATGGTGATGGAACTTACACCTTTACCTTAATACCTAGTACTTTTTTCAATGACACAGGAATTAGTCAAATTGGTATGCTTGTTAAAAGTGACGATGGTTCGCAACAATCGCAAGATGAGACATACTATGTTGGGATAATTAATGTATTTCTAAACAATCCAACCTCCGATACTGTTATAATAGAATCTGGAGGAAGCATTAATATAAATGCTTATATGCAATCTGGAGGAAATATTGAAGTAGGCGATTTTGAAGTTTTCTTAAACAACAACTCAATAGCTACAGGTACTGGATTTCCTAACTTTGGGACTACCATTAATAACATTACTGAATCAGGAACTATTCGAGTTGAGGGAACACCTTTTGGGTCTTCAGAATCTGGCGAAGCTTCTTTTGAAGTTGCCATTGCTTCTTTAACACTGGAAACACTTCCACCAGGTTTAGAAGACGGTATAAATTATAACGAAACAGATAATTCTAAAGCAACTTTAGTTTTAGATGCGCCAAATAAAGATTTTGTTTATCTAGCTGGAAGTTTTAACAACTGGAATCCCTATGATACGCATTTAATGAAAAAAGACCCTTCTAGCTCTAAATTTTGGCTAGAATTAACAGGTCTAACCTCTGGTACTAATTACACCTATCAATATTGGATATATGATAACGATCCTGTTAACGGATCTCCTAATGAAGTTAAAACGGCTGATCCATTTTCCACACTTGTATTATCACCTTACGATGATCCTTGGATATCAGCAAACACCTATCCTAATTTGCCAACATATCCTGTAGGACAAGAACGCGAAGTTACCGTGTTAAAAACTGGACAAACACCTTATAATTGGCAAGTAACCAATTTTCAAAAACCCAAAAAAGAAGACCTTATTATTTACGAAGTTCTTATTCGTGATTTTGATAGCGATAGAAACTTCCAAGATTTAATCGACAAAATTGATTACTTCAAAAATCTTAACATTAATGCTATTGAATTAATGCCTGTTATGGAGTTTGAAGGCAACGAAAGTTGGGGATACAATACGTCATTTCATATGGCTTTAGATAAATTTTATGGAACAAAGGATAAGCTTAAAGAGTTTATCGATGTATGCCACCAAAACGATATTGCTGTTATTTTAGATGTTGCGTTAAATCACGCCTTTGGCAGGAACCCAATGGTTAGAATGTGGATGGACGATCCCGATGGCGATGGCTGGGGCGGACCAAGTAGCGAAAATCCTTATTTTAATCAAACACCTAGACATAGTTACAATGTTGGTAACGATTTTAACCACCAAGAGTCTAGAACACAATATTATGTACAACGTGTTGTTAAGCATTGGATTGAAGAATTTAATATTGACGGTTTCCGTTGGGATTTAACCAAAGGATTTACACAAAACTGTTCTGAAAGTGACGAAGGTTGTACCAACTCATACCAGCAAGATCGTGTAGATGTTTTAAAATCTTATGCAGATTATAGCTGGAGCTTAGATCCTGATCATTATGTGATTTTTGAGCATCTTGGAGGTACTTCGGAAGAACAACAATGGGCTAACTACCGTATAAATGAAGGCAAAGGTATTATGATGTGGAAAGAAATATGGAACGATTATAAAAACCTAGCTCAAGGAAATTCAGGAAACATCAACGCTATGGGCAACGTAGCAAATGGTTTTACAGAAAAAAGAGCCCTTGGTTATCCAGAAAGTCATGATAAAGACCGCATTATGTACGAAATGCTTCAATTTGGAAACAGTAGTGGCGGATACGATGTTACTAATTTAAACACGGCTCTAGAAAGAATGTCGTCTATTGGCGCTATTTCTTTAACTATTCCAGGACCAAAAATGATTTGGCATTTTGCCGATTTAGGTATGGATATTTCTATTTGGACTTGTGATAATGGTTCAGTAAACACAGACTACGATGGCAATGATGATGGCGATTGTAAATTAAGCACAAAACCACAACCACAATGGACTAATAACTGGTTAAGTGATGCCAATAGAAGTCAAATTTATAACGATTGGGCAAGGTTAAACTATTTAAAAATTAACGAAGCTGTTTTTGAAGGTGATTATGCTATAAACTCTGGAAATACAACGCCAAGAATTTATATTTGGGATGATAACATTCCTGCTAACGAATTAAAAAATGTTGTGATTTTAGCAAACTTTGGCGTAACCACCCAAAATATTGTTCCAGATTTCCCTTATACAGGAACTTGGTACGATTTAATGGACGAAACTGGAAATACTTCAATTAACGTAACTAGTACAACGGCTACGATAAGTATTCCAGCTGGACAATTTAGAATTTATGGTAATGCTGCATCTACATTAAGTATTGACGATGTGAGACAACAACCACTTTCTATTTACCCTAATCCAGCAAACGATGCATTTTACATAAACACTGAAGTAAGTAATGTAAAAATTATAGACTTAAATGGAAAGGTTGTACAAGAATTCAACGGTAATTTCTCAAAGAATCACGCCTTCGATATTTCTGAACTTGCCAAAAGTCTATATATCGTGAAAGCAAAAAACAACTCAGGAGCTATAAAAACCACTAAACTTGTAAAGTTCTAA
- a CDS encoding RagB/SusD family nutrient uptake outer membrane protein, which produces MKNIFNKLTFILLASITLVACHDDLDQEPIDPDIFSELDVYANANEAKSALAKLYAGFAVTGQQGPAGNPDLNPDDIDEGFSQFSRTLFYLNELTTDHSVLGWGDAGVPDMHGMYWTASNDFTNAMYNRLGQEISFCNSFIENALGLSDGVVQTYIAEARFLRAFAYYNLLDLYGNVPIQTTVATTLPTQNSREEVFNFVESELLDIQDQLASSGSNEYGRVDEVAAWALLSRLYLNAEVWTGTPRYDDCVSFSNDVMNSSYTINTTDGNNNGTAYDELFLADNNTNGAQREFIFALNFDGIQTQTYGGTTFLVHGQIGGSMTPSDFGVDSGWAGMRVTSSLVEKFDDQDMRGMFYSDGQSLEIEEISQFSNGYAVTKFKNIDINGVPGVGTGQDLRTDTDLPLIRLAEIYLNYAEATLRGGNGDVGTATQKINELRTRAYGGTTGNITSGDLTLDFILDERSRELYWECQRRTDLVRYNYFTTGNYLWPWKGNQPNGIAVDSYRNLFPIPSNTLATNSNLEQNPGY; this is translated from the coding sequence ATGAAAAATATATTTAATAAATTAACTTTTATCCTACTCGCATCTATAACATTAGTTGCTTGTCACGATGATTTAGATCAAGAACCTATTGATCCAGATATCTTTTCTGAATTAGATGTTTACGCTAATGCCAATGAAGCAAAAAGTGCTTTAGCTAAACTTTATGCTGGATTTGCAGTAACTGGTCAACAAGGACCTGCTGGTAATCCAGATTTAAACCCAGATGATATTGATGAAGGATTTTCTCAATTTTCCAGAACTTTATTCTACTTAAACGAGTTAACAACAGACCATTCTGTACTTGGTTGGGGAGATGCTGGTGTTCCAGATATGCATGGCATGTATTGGACAGCTAGTAATGATTTTACCAATGCCATGTACAACCGTTTAGGGCAAGAAATATCATTCTGTAATTCTTTTATAGAAAATGCTTTAGGATTATCCGATGGTGTCGTGCAAACATACATTGCAGAAGCACGATTTTTAAGAGCATTTGCATATTACAACCTACTAGACTTATACGGTAATGTTCCTATTCAAACAACAGTTGCAACTACATTACCAACTCAAAATTCAAGAGAAGAAGTTTTTAATTTTGTAGAATCAGAATTACTTGATATTCAAGATCAATTAGCCTCTAGTGGAAGTAACGAGTATGGTCGTGTAGACGAAGTAGCCGCTTGGGCCTTACTATCAAGATTGTACTTGAATGCTGAAGTGTGGACAGGAACACCGCGTTACGATGACTGTGTTTCTTTCTCTAATGATGTTATGAATTCATCATACACCATTAACACAACAGACGGCAACAATAACGGAACTGCTTACGATGAACTATTCTTAGCCGACAATAACACTAACGGCGCTCAAAGAGAATTTATTTTTGCTTTAAATTTTGATGGTATACAAACGCAAACCTATGGAGGCACAACGTTCCTTGTCCATGGTCAAATAGGCGGCTCTATGACTCCTTCAGATTTTGGAGTTGACAGTGGCTGGGCAGGAATGAGAGTAACAAGTAGTCTAGTTGAAAAATTTGACGATCAAGATATGAGAGGCATGTTCTATTCCGATGGCCAATCATTAGAAATTGAAGAAATTAGTCAATTTAGCAATGGTTATGCTGTTACTAAATTTAAAAATATAGACATAAATGGTGTTCCAGGTGTTGGTACTGGTCAAGATTTAAGAACCGATACCGATTTACCTCTTATTCGTCTTGCCGAAATATATCTAAACTATGCCGAAGCTACCCTTAGAGGAGGCAATGGCGATGTAGGTACTGCTACACAAAAAATAAACGAGTTAAGAACCCGTGCTTATGGGGGAACCACTGGAAATATAACCTCTGGAGACCTAACACTTGATTTCATATTAGATGAAAGATCACGAGAACTATACTGGGAATGTCAAAGACGCACAGATTTAGTGCGCTATAACTATTTTACTACAGGCAACTATTTATGGCCTTGGAAAGGCAATCAACCTAATGGTATTGCTGTAGATTCATATAGAAACCTATTTCCTATTCCAAGTAACACTTTAGCTACAAATTCTAATCTAGAGCAAAACCCTGGATACTAA
- a CDS encoding SusE domain-containing protein, translated as MKNLLKIFSVLSLLAIVISCNESDDFTYLTPEANFSIISPSENAALLLDSENPNNNALTVVWEDNISGAESYTVELSLDEEFSQPYTLGTSSSNTLTLTVAELNAMLLEYNISALEETEVFLRIIGGESISETLKMFISSYPENNPVITNPDSTFEIVLSDITEDEVATTIEWTDPDFSENTSVAINYFIEASIAGTEFATIESLGNTGDRSLELTHGQLNASALNLGLTVDEAGSMDIRVRAALETASGTLERISEFITITVTPYETALPPTLYGVGAGMPDAGWVWDSPIEFALQGTTYSGNVNLSPDNGGNFRFFAQQDWGPDSFNYTYYQTRGYTIDENLVNANDNDNNFQFIGTAGEYFLEIDTENKTITLGPPVSGPNCEYDQLWIVGAGVPDAGWVWDSPVQLPCTGNGVYSGNVTLQNNSGIDNNFRFFAQQDWGPDSFNYPYYSDNGYTIDSNLVNANDGDSNFAFVGTTGEYFLTIDTINKTITLGAAQVNCEFDQLWLVGAGVPDAGWVWDTPVELPCIGGGVYSAEITLANDAFRFFTTNGDWTSGRNYPYYENEGYTIDANFENAGDGDNNFSFIGTPGTYTLTMDTVNKTITIQ; from the coding sequence ATGAAAAATCTATTAAAAATATTTTCTGTCTTGTCGCTATTAGCTATAGTGATTAGTTGTAATGAATCAGACGATTTCACATACCTTACACCAGAAGCAAATTTTAGCATTATATCACCAAGTGAAAACGCTGCACTATTATTAGATAGTGAAAACCCCAATAACAATGCCCTAACAGTTGTTTGGGAGGATAATATTTCTGGTGCAGAATCATATACTGTTGAACTATCTTTAGACGAAGAATTTTCCCAACCATATACATTAGGAACATCTTCAAGCAATACGCTTACACTAACAGTAGCAGAACTTAATGCAATGCTGTTAGAGTATAATATTTCAGCTTTAGAAGAAACAGAAGTTTTTCTAAGAATCATTGGAGGCGAATCTATTTCAGAAACATTAAAAATGTTTATCAGTTCGTATCCAGAAAATAACCCAGTAATAACAAATCCAGATAGTACTTTTGAAATTGTTTTATCTGATATTACTGAAGATGAGGTCGCCACAACTATTGAGTGGACAGATCCAGACTTTTCCGAGAACACCTCAGTAGCCATTAACTATTTTATAGAAGCTTCTATTGCAGGGACAGAATTTGCCACAATAGAGAGCTTAGGTAATACTGGAGATAGAAGTTTAGAATTAACCCATGGTCAATTAAATGCCTCGGCTTTAAATTTAGGATTAACTGTTGATGAAGCAGGAAGTATGGATATAAGAGTTCGTGCAGCACTAGAAACAGCTTCTGGAACTCTAGAACGTATATCCGAATTTATAACCATTACAGTAACCCCTTACGAAACAGCATTACCTCCTACATTATATGGTGTTGGAGCAGGTATGCCAGATGCTGGTTGGGTTTGGGACTCTCCTATAGAGTTTGCCTTACAAGGCACAACTTATTCTGGAAACGTTAATTTATCACCAGACAATGGAGGTAACTTTAGATTTTTTGCTCAGCAAGATTGGGGGCCAGATAGTTTTAATTACACATACTATCAAACTAGAGGTTATACCATAGATGAGAATCTGGTTAACGCTAACGATAATGATAATAATTTTCAATTTATTGGTACTGCAGGTGAATATTTTCTTGAAATTGATACTGAAAATAAAACGATAACGTTAGGCCCGCCCGTTTCAGGACCTAACTGTGAATATGACCAACTTTGGATAGTAGGCGCTGGTGTACCAGACGCTGGTTGGGTCTGGGATTCTCCCGTACAACTACCTTGCACAGGAAATGGTGTCTATTCAGGAAATGTAACCCTACAAAACAATTCTGGAATAGATAATAATTTTAGATTCTTTGCTCAACAAGACTGGGGACCAGATAGTTTTAATTATCCTTACTATTCAGACAATGGATACACAATAGACAGTAATTTAGTTAATGCCAACGATGGCGATAGTAATTTTGCTTTCGTAGGAACAACAGGAGAGTACTTTTTAACTATTGATACAATAAATAAAACGATAACTCTAGGGGCAGCTCAAGTAAACTGTGAATTCGACCAATTATGGTTGGTAGGAGCTGGCGTTCCAGATGCCGGTTGGGTTTGGGATACACCTGTTGAGCTCCCTTGTATTGGAGGAGGTGTTTATTCCGCTGAAATAACTCTTGCTAATGATGCCTTTAGATTCTTCACAACAAATGGCGACTGGACCTCTGGTAGAAATTACCCTTATTACGAAAACGAAGGGTATACAATTGATGCTAATTTTGAAAACGCTGGAGATGGTGACAATAACTTTAGCTTTATTGGAACCCCCGGAACATATACTCTAACAATGGATACGGTTAATAAAACGATAACTATTCAATAA
- a CDS encoding UDP-glucose--hexose-1-phosphate uridylyltransferase, translating into MENIQEYSHKRYNPLTGEWVLVSPHRAKRPWQGQEEEPSKEQRPSHDPNCYLCAGNTRANGETNPDYNDVYVFVNDFSALQKDSKQFSVNDGLIKAEAEQGICKVICFSPDHSKSLADMNVKDIQKVVHTWQSEYVSLGKQPNINYVQIFENKGAVMGCSNPHPHGQIWSQSTLPNEVVKKDSQQKAYFKTHQKTLLQDYLKQELKLKERLVFENRAFVVLVPFWAVWPYEVMIVPKQPQEDITILPREETILFAEAISVLTRAYNKLFNTSFPYSSGIHQAPTNGEDNDHWHWHMSFYPPLLRSATVKKFMVGYEMFGMAQRDITPETAAQTLKHLADNLY; encoded by the coding sequence ATGGAAAATATCCAAGAATACTCACATAAACGTTACAATCCATTAACAGGTGAATGGGTGTTAGTCTCTCCTCATCGAGCCAAAAGACCTTGGCAAGGGCAGGAAGAAGAACCTAGTAAAGAACAACGACCTTCTCACGACCCAAATTGTTATTTATGCGCAGGAAATACGCGCGCTAATGGAGAAACAAATCCAGATTATAATGATGTTTATGTTTTTGTAAATGATTTTTCGGCACTTCAAAAAGATTCTAAGCAGTTTTCGGTTAACGATGGTTTAATTAAAGCGGAAGCCGAACAAGGTATTTGTAAAGTGATTTGTTTTAGCCCTGACCATTCCAAATCCTTAGCCGATATGAATGTAAAGGATATTCAAAAGGTAGTTCATACCTGGCAAAGTGAATATGTATCCTTAGGAAAACAGCCTAATATAAATTACGTGCAAATTTTTGAAAACAAAGGCGCTGTAATGGGATGTAGTAATCCGCATCCACACGGTCAAATTTGGAGTCAATCAACCTTGCCTAATGAAGTTGTGAAAAAAGATAGTCAGCAAAAAGCATATTTTAAAACACATCAAAAAACCTTGCTTCAAGATTATTTAAAGCAAGAATTAAAACTTAAAGAACGTCTTGTTTTTGAAAATAGAGCTTTTGTAGTTTTAGTGCCTTTTTGGGCTGTATGGCCTTATGAAGTGATGATTGTTCCAAAACAACCACAAGAAGACATAACCATATTACCACGGGAAGAAACCATTTTGTTTGCTGAAGCTATTTCAGTGCTAACAAGAGCTTACAATAAGTTATTTAATACGTCTTTTCCTTATTCTAGTGGAATTCATCAAGCACCAACAAATGGCGAAGATAACGATCATTGGCATTGGCATATGAGTTTTTATCCGCCATTATTACGAAGTGCCACTGTAAAGAAGTTTATGGTAGGTTACGAAATGTTTGGCATGGCACAACGGGATATAACTCCAGAAACGGCTGCACAAACATTAAAGCATTTAGCCGATAATTTATATTAA